The following are encoded together in the Lactuca sativa cultivar Salinas chromosome 1, Lsat_Salinas_v11, whole genome shotgun sequence genome:
- the LOC111918498 gene encoding uncharacterized protein LOC111918498, with the protein MAVKMQAQMLLFALALSMVEFSICHLLKDSVSCLDCLDGSNLAGIKILVKCNQMENVVMVTTNDHGAFETQLPSNNCQAKILGGPKQLYVSRKTMVTNIMKVDETDSYTTSQPLSFYTSCPLSQNHEGKCGTPNDASKTVDLPLPREWGLAPSSYYIPFMPIIGIP; encoded by the exons ATGGCTGTGAAGATGCAAGCTCAAATGCTCTTGTTTGCATTGGCTCTATCGATGGTTGAGTTCTCGATATGCCATCTTCTGAAAGACTCAGTGAGTTGTCTCGACTGTCTTGACGGTTCTAACCTTGCAG GCATCAAGATACTAGTGAAGTGCAACCAAATGGAAAACGTGGTCATGGTTACAACCAATGATCATGGTGCCTTTGAGACCCAACTACCCTCAAACAATTGTCAAGCCAAGATCTTGGGTGGACCTAAACAACTCTACGTCTCAAGAAAGACCATGGTCACTAACATCATGAAGGTCGATGAAACTGACTCCTACACTACATCTCAACCATTGAGCTTCTATACATCATGCCCTTTATCACAAAACCATGAAGGGAAATGTGGGACCCCGAATGATGCATCCAAGACCGTTGATCTACCTTTGCCACGAGAATGGGGGTTGGCCCCGTCGAGCTATTATATTCCCTTCATGCCTATCATTGGCATCCCGTGA